One genomic region from Chloroflexota bacterium encodes:
- a CDS encoding amidohydrolase gives MLDIPTKPWGKLDLISADDHIIEPAHVWTSRATGALKAKVPHVVPAADGTESWQIEGKVYPNIGLNAQAGKKFEEYSAKAQKFSDMRPGCYDPAARVKDMDLDGIRTQISFPSVPGIGGEKLMQIADPEVRRLSFQAYNDWLIEEYQGPRKGRLIGLGILPMNDPDEAEAELRRIAKRGIKSLSIPAWLAEVPGCKSIVHPQYDPVWSLCEEYNLPINLHIAGGRTQQANFLKDPLPGQAEVFLTESSLTNFSILAWIVWGGLLARHPKLVCVSSEGGIGWVPYFLERADHAFNRHRFWMKAQIKELPSSYFHRQCYVAFIEDYAGIFARSLIGVENILWESDYPHTDTTWPFSHQAVDKSLKGVPEDERRKIVYENARRVYHLD, from the coding sequence GTGCTGGATATCCCGACGAAACCCTGGGGAAAGCTTGACCTCATCTCTGCCGACGACCATATCATCGAGCCGGCGCACGTCTGGACCTCCCGGGCAACGGGGGCGCTGAAGGCCAAGGTCCCCCATGTGGTCCCCGCGGCGGACGGCACCGAATCCTGGCAGATCGAAGGGAAGGTCTACCCCAACATCGGCCTCAACGCCCAGGCGGGCAAGAAGTTCGAGGAGTATTCCGCCAAGGCGCAGAAGTTCTCTGATATGCGCCCCGGCTGCTACGACCCGGCGGCCCGGGTAAAAGATATGGACCTGGACGGCATCCGCACCCAGATCTCCTTCCCCTCTGTCCCGGGCATCGGCGGCGAGAAGCTGATGCAGATCGCAGACCCGGAGGTGCGCCGCCTCTCCTTCCAGGCCTACAACGATTGGCTGATCGAAGAGTACCAGGGGCCGCGCAAGGGACGGCTCATCGGCCTGGGCATCCTGCCCATGAACGACCCCGATGAAGCGGAGGCGGAGCTGCGGCGCATCGCCAAGCGCGGCATCAAGTCCCTCTCCATCCCGGCCTGGCTCGCCGAAGTCCCCGGGTGCAAGTCCATCGTCCACCCGCAGTACGACCCCGTCTGGTCGCTCTGCGAAGAGTACAACCTGCCCATCAACCTCCACATCGCCGGGGGACGCACCCAGCAGGCGAACTTCCTCAAGGACCCGCTGCCCGGCCAGGCGGAGGTCTTCCTCACGGAAAGCTCCCTCACCAACTTCTCCATCCTGGCCTGGATCGTTTGGGGCGGACTGCTGGCGCGGCATCCCAAGCTCGTCTGCGTCTCATCGGAGGGCGGCATCGGCTGGGTGCCCTACTTCCTGGAGCGCGCCGACCATGCCTTCAACCGTCACCGCTTCTGGATGAAGGCCCAGATCAAGGAGCTGCCCTCCAGCTACTTCCACCGCCAGTGCTACGTCGCCTTCATCGAAGACTATGCCGGCATCTTCGCGCGCAGCCTCATCGGCGTCGAAAACATCCTGTGGGAGTCCGATTACCCGCACACGGACACCACGTGGCCCTTCTCCCACCAGGCGGTGGACAAATCGCTGAAGGGCGTGCCAGAGGACGAGCGCCGCAAGATCGTGTACGAGAATGCGCGGCGGGTCTACCACCTGGACTGA
- a CDS encoding GNAT family N-acetyltransferase: MANQQAIALPNLAPLRREQINEAAYILGRAFQTDGMFIYVFPDERARARHVPVIMKSGVTYAFTYGQAHVTQGAIHGASVTAVHGRPGAPRPKPGRTYKLRQLITRLKYGRESWRRYQLASAAIRELHVRNISGPHWYLLLLGVNPPRQGTGLGGLLLKELLARAHRDKLPIYLDTFKRENLSFYQKYGFEVKQQLSIDGGKAMAWAMVRQPKPA; encoded by the coding sequence GTGGCGAACCAACAAGCAATCGCTCTTCCCAACCTTGCCCCGCTCCGCAGGGAGCAGATCAATGAGGCGGCCTACATCCTGGGGCGCGCCTTCCAGACGGACGGCATGTTCATCTACGTCTTCCCGGATGAGCGCGCCCGCGCCCGCCATGTTCCCGTCATCATGAAGTCCGGCGTCACCTACGCCTTCACCTACGGCCAGGCGCACGTCACCCAGGGCGCTATCCACGGCGCCTCCGTCACCGCCGTCCATGGCCGCCCGGGTGCGCCGAGGCCCAAGCCCGGCAGGACCTACAAGCTGCGCCAGCTCATCACCCGCCTCAAGTACGGCCGCGAATCCTGGCGCCGCTATCAGCTCGCCTCCGCCGCCATCCGGGAGCTCCACGTGCGCAACATCAGCGGCCCGCACTGGTACCTCCTCCTCCTGGGCGTCAATCCTCCCCGGCAGGGAACCGGCCTCGGCGGCCTCTTGCTCAAAGAGCTCCTCGCGCGCGCGCACCGCGATAAGCTCCCCATCTACCTGGACACCTTCAAGCGCGAGAACCTGAGCTTCTACCAGAAGTACGGCTTTGAAGTGAAGCAGCAGCTGAGCATAGACGGCGGCAAGGCGATGGCCTGGGCCATGGTTCGCCAGCCTAAACCGGCGTAA
- a CDS encoding type II toxin-antitoxin system PemK/MazF family toxin: MKRGEVWWANIPAPIGSRPVVLLSRDVAYEVRDSITVAPITTRIYGIPAEVLLGQADGLPERCVANLDNIATIEKAWLDRYITTLIPEKAAAVNKAIRFALALRD, translated from the coding sequence GTGAAGCGCGGCGAAGTCTGGTGGGCGAACATCCCGGCTCCGATCGGTAGCAGGCCCGTCGTGCTGCTCTCCCGCGATGTCGCCTACGAGGTGCGCGATTCCATAACCGTCGCTCCGATAACCACCAGGATCTATGGCATCCCGGCCGAAGTTCTACTCGGTCAGGCCGATGGCCTGCCCGAGCGGTGTGTCGCAAACCTGGACAACATCGCTACGATCGAGAAGGCTTGGCTTGACCGGTATATCACCACCCTCATCCCTGAAAAGGCGGCCGCCGTGAATAAGGCCATCCGCTTCGCCCTCGCCCTTCGCGATTGA
- a CDS encoding quinone-dependent dihydroorotate dehydrogenase, producing MSRVYWREPCGARRGQRAQVGIFYEHMLRPALHRLDPERSHQATLAFLRAVQRLPLSYQVTRRLYAYADPRLAFTWKGLTFPSPVGLAAGADKNAEAPRMFEAIGLGFVEIGTVTPLAQPGNPKPRVFRLKQEQSLVNRLGFPSKGALKVSSNLARYATRRVPLGINIGKNASTPMERAATDYENCLESLYAHGDYFTVNVSSPNTAGLTSLQSAQSLRDLAARLIAVRSRVSQGRPPKPLLVKLSPDMSDEQLADAVRACVESGMDGIIATNTTTEKSLRPERARAWEGGLSGRLLHQRSLAVVRAVRTHAPKDYFIIGVGGIFGGEDAEAMLNAGADAVQVYTGMVYRGPGIVKEINRHLARVRR from the coding sequence ATGAGTCGGGTATACTGGCGCGAGCCTTGTGGAGCGAGGCGGGGGCAACGCGCACAGGTGGGCATCTTCTACGAACATATGCTGCGGCCGGCGCTGCACCGGCTGGACCCTGAACGCAGTCATCAGGCAACGCTCGCCTTTCTTCGCGCCGTCCAGCGGCTGCCGCTTTCCTATCAGGTGACGCGTCGGCTGTACGCCTATGCGGACCCGCGGCTGGCCTTCACGTGGAAGGGCCTGACTTTCCCGAGCCCCGTGGGACTCGCGGCGGGAGCGGACAAGAACGCCGAGGCCCCGAGGATGTTCGAGGCGATCGGCCTGGGGTTCGTGGAGATCGGCACCGTGACGCCCCTGGCGCAGCCCGGGAACCCGAAGCCGCGGGTCTTCCGCCTCAAGCAAGAGCAATCGCTGGTGAACCGCCTGGGCTTCCCAAGCAAGGGCGCGCTGAAGGTCTCCTCCAACCTTGCGCGCTATGCGACGCGACGCGTGCCCCTGGGAATCAACATCGGGAAGAACGCTTCGACGCCGATGGAGCGGGCGGCGACGGACTATGAGAACTGCCTGGAATCGCTCTACGCCCACGGCGACTATTTCACCGTCAACGTCAGCTCGCCGAACACGGCGGGGCTCACCTCCCTGCAATCGGCGCAGTCGCTGCGGGACCTGGCTGCGCGGCTCATCGCGGTGCGGAGCCGCGTCTCCCAGGGAAGGCCGCCGAAGCCGCTGCTGGTGAAGCTTTCGCCCGATATGAGCGATGAGCAACTGGCCGATGCGGTGAGGGCCTGCGTGGAGAGCGGCATGGACGGAATCATCGCGACGAACACCACGACGGAGAAGTCGCTGCGGCCCGAGCGGGCGCGCGCCTGGGAGGGCGGTCTGAGCGGGCGCCTGCTGCACCAGCGCTCCCTTGCGGTGGTGCGGGCGGTCCGCACCCATGCGCCCAAGGACTACTTCATCATCGGCGTCGGCGGCATCTTCGGCGGCGAGGATGCCGAGGCGATGCTGAACGCCGGGGCGGATGCGGTGCAGGTCTACACTGGGATGGTCTACCGGGGGCCGGGGATCGTGAAGGAGATCAACCGGCACCTGGCGCGGGTGCGGCGATGA
- the dnaJ gene encoding molecular chaperone DnaJ has protein sequence MATTKRDYYEVLGIEKNASEEDIRKAFRKKAFDLHPDRNKAPDAEAKFKEVNEAYAVLRDPEKRAHYDRFGHARPGAQAPNGDDFGFGGFGDIFDAFFGGATGARAGRRNGPIRGADLAATIAIDFEEAAFGVEKEFEINRLETCERCKGARSEPGTSPSRCAACNGSGEIRRVQRSVFGQFVNVAACSACQGMGQVISSPCKQCKGAGRERKKRNIGVAIPTGVSEDSQVRLTGQGEPGVNGGPSGDLFITLNIAPHPIFDRQGDDVLYTLPLNIAQATLGAELEIGVLQGKKTEIKISPGTQPGTVFRLKGQGVPHLRGGGRGDFLVTIDVVIPKSLDSHQRKLMEELHRSLPKPDVSKKDKGFFERIKDALG, from the coding sequence ATGGCTACCACCAAGCGCGACTACTACGAAGTCCTCGGCATCGAAAAGAACGCCTCGGAAGAGGACATCCGCAAGGCCTTCCGCAAGAAGGCCTTCGATCTGCATCCCGACCGCAACAAAGCGCCCGATGCCGAGGCGAAGTTCAAAGAGGTCAACGAGGCCTACGCGGTCCTGCGCGACCCGGAGAAGCGCGCCCACTACGACCGCTTCGGCCACGCGCGACCCGGCGCACAGGCGCCCAACGGCGACGACTTCGGCTTCGGCGGCTTCGGCGATATCTTCGACGCTTTCTTCGGCGGCGCCACAGGCGCCCGAGCGGGCCGCCGCAACGGCCCCATCCGCGGCGCGGACCTGGCGGCCACCATCGCGATTGATTTCGAAGAGGCGGCCTTCGGCGTGGAGAAGGAGTTCGAGATCAACCGCCTGGAGACGTGCGAGCGGTGCAAGGGCGCGCGCAGCGAGCCCGGCACCTCGCCGAGCCGGTGCGCCGCCTGCAACGGCTCGGGCGAGATCCGCCGCGTCCAGCGGAGCGTCTTCGGCCAGTTCGTGAACGTCGCCGCCTGCAGCGCCTGCCAGGGCATGGGCCAGGTGATCTCCAGCCCCTGCAAACAGTGCAAGGGCGCGGGGCGCGAGCGCAAGAAGCGCAACATCGGCGTGGCGATCCCGACGGGCGTCAGCGAAGATTCGCAGGTGCGCCTCACCGGGCAAGGCGAACCGGGCGTCAACGGCGGCCCCTCCGGCGATCTCTTCATCACGCTGAACATCGCCCCGCACCCCATCTTCGATCGCCAGGGCGACGACGTGCTCTACACCCTGCCGCTCAACATCGCCCAGGCAACCCTCGGCGCGGAGCTTGAGATCGGCGTCCTCCAGGGAAAGAAGACCGAGATCAAGATTTCGCCGGGGACACAGCCCGGCACCGTCTTCCGGCTCAAGGGCCAGGGCGTCCCCCACCTGCGCGGCGGCGGTCGCGGCGATTTCCTGGTCACGATAGACGTCGTCATCCCCAAGAGCCTGGATTCACACCAGCGCAAGCTTATGGAAGAGCTGCATAGGTCCCTCCCGAAGCCGGACGTCTCCAAAAAGGACAAAGGCTTCTTCGAGCGCATCAAGGACGCCCTGGGTTAA
- a CDS encoding site-2 protease family protein: MVLYLLNNRDDFFQALGAFIVVIIPSLLIGLTIHEFGHALVAHLQGDSMAKRLGRVSLNPIRHLDPAGTLMMLLAGFGWGKPVPVNPNALTAGARRGMALVAASGPLANVALAFLLAIPFKLGHLVWFPGLSWDLLTYSGTAFFSITLSFAVLINLTLAIFNLIPIPPLDGFKVLQGILPRETANDIGRLEPYGIPILLVVLLVGGSAFSNAIYDAATSLAHAVT, from the coding sequence ATGGTCCTCTACCTCCTCAACAACCGCGACGACTTCTTCCAAGCCCTCGGCGCATTCATCGTCGTCATCATCCCGTCGCTCCTCATCGGCCTCACCATCCATGAGTTCGGCCACGCCCTCGTCGCCCACCTCCAGGGAGATAGCATGGCCAAGCGGCTCGGGCGCGTCTCGCTGAATCCCATTCGCCACCTGGACCCGGCGGGCACCCTCATGATGCTCTTGGCCGGCTTCGGCTGGGGCAAGCCCGTGCCGGTGAACCCCAACGCCCTCACGGCGGGGGCGCGCCGGGGCATGGCCCTCGTCGCCGCCTCGGGGCCGCTTGCCAACGTCGCCCTTGCTTTCCTTTTGGCCATCCCCTTCAAGCTGGGCCACCTCGTCTGGTTCCCCGGCCTGAGCTGGGATCTCCTCACCTATAGCGGCACCGCCTTCTTCTCCATCACCCTCAGCTTCGCCGTCCTCATCAACCTCACCCTGGCCATCTTCAACCTCATCCCGATCCCGCCCCTGGACGGCTTCAAGGTCCTCCAGGGCATCCTTCCCCGGGAGACCGCCAACGATATCGGGCGGCTGGAGCCCTACGGCATCCCCATCCTGCTCGTCGTGCTCCTGGTGGGCGGCAGCGCCTTCAGCAACGCCATCTACGATGCCGCCACCTCCCTGGCGCACGCCGTCACGTGA
- a CDS encoding YajQ family cyclic di-GMP-binding protein — protein MFMPSFDIVSRTNLDEVDNAINGVRRELGERYDFKDTTFSIDRDKLSLTLATADEFKLKQLKEVFAKYLVRRGIELAALDFKTVEPAAGGTVRQPAVVKQGIPQELGKKIAKAVKDSGIKVQASIQGEELRVTGKKRDDLQSAIALVKSLKLNQPLQYVNFRE, from the coding sequence CTGTTCATGCCCTCCTTTGACATCGTCTCCCGCACCAACCTCGATGAGGTAGACAACGCCATCAACGGCGTCCGGCGCGAGCTGGGCGAACGCTACGATTTCAAGGACACCACGTTCTCCATAGACCGCGATAAGCTCAGCCTCACCCTCGCCACCGCCGATGAGTTCAAGCTGAAACAGCTCAAGGAAGTCTTCGCCAAATACCTGGTGCGCCGAGGCATCGAGCTCGCCGCCCTCGATTTCAAGACCGTCGAGCCGGCGGCCGGCGGCACCGTGCGACAGCCCGCCGTGGTGAAGCAAGGCATCCCCCAGGAGCTGGGCAAGAAGATCGCCAAGGCCGTCAAGGATAGCGGCATCAAAGTCCAGGCCTCCATCCAGGGCGAAGAGCTTCGCGTCACCGGCAAAAAGCGCGACGACCTTCAGTCCGCCATCGCCCTCGTCAAGTCCCTCAAGCTCAATCAGCCCTTGCAATACGTCAACTTCCGCGAATAA
- a CDS encoding citrate (Si)-synthase — protein MTQSGDSAGGIPIHRGLNGVYFDRTRASFIDGKVGKLLYRGYSIDDLANYSTFEETSYLLLHGRLPSKSELAAFDAELKAARAIPPQVLDIIRTIKHAHPMDVLRTAVSALGAFDPDNGDSSIPAAIRKGTRLTAQVPVIMMAHHAIRNGRAPVAPSKTLSHAANMLYMLHGAEPTADAARLMDVDFILHAEHGPNASAFAARVIIGTQANLHAAVVGAIAALSGPAHGGAAENVMLMAMEIGRPEDAEAYVKRLRAEGKRITGFGHRVYRVEDPRAKHLREGVKRLSAERNEPRWYAVLEAVVEAMKPLGRHGLYVNVDFYAGVIYYLNGFPPDLFVPIFAAGRVPGWTAQAVEQLENNILIRPLTHYVGPMDLPYIPLSQRP, from the coding sequence ATGACCCAATCCGGCGATTCGGCTGGCGGGATTCCCATCCACCGCGGCCTCAATGGCGTCTACTTCGACCGCACCCGCGCCTCCTTCATAGATGGCAAGGTCGGCAAGCTCCTCTATCGCGGCTATTCGATAGACGACCTGGCGAACTATTCCACCTTCGAAGAGACGTCCTACCTCCTCCTCCACGGACGCCTGCCCTCCAAGTCCGAGCTCGCTGCCTTCGATGCCGAGCTGAAGGCCGCGCGAGCGATTCCGCCTCAGGTGCTCGATATCATCCGCACCATCAAGCACGCCCACCCCATGGACGTCCTGCGCACCGCCGTCTCTGCCCTGGGCGCCTTCGACCCCGATAACGGCGACAGCTCCATCCCCGCCGCCATTCGCAAGGGCACGCGACTCACCGCGCAGGTCCCCGTCATCATGATGGCCCATCACGCCATCCGGAACGGCCGCGCCCCCGTTGCGCCCAGCAAGACCCTCTCTCACGCCGCCAACATGCTCTACATGCTCCACGGCGCCGAGCCCACGGCCGATGCCGCCCGGCTCATGGACGTGGACTTCATCCTCCACGCCGAGCACGGCCCCAACGCCTCCGCCTTCGCCGCCCGAGTCATCATCGGCACGCAGGCCAACCTCCACGCCGCCGTCGTCGGCGCCATCGCCGCACTCTCCGGGCCTGCCCACGGCGGCGCCGCCGAAAACGTCATGCTGATGGCCATGGAGATCGGCCGCCCCGAGGATGCCGAGGCCTACGTGAAGCGCCTCCGCGCCGAAGGCAAGCGCATCACCGGCTTCGGCCATCGCGTCTACCGCGTCGAAGACCCCCGCGCCAAGCACCTCCGCGAAGGCGTCAAGCGCCTCAGCGCCGAGCGCAACGAGCCGCGCTGGTACGCCGTCTTGGAAGCCGTCGTCGAGGCCATGAAGCCCCTGGGTCGCCACGGCCTCTACGTCAACGTGGACTTCTACGCCGGCGTCATCTACTACCTCAACGGCTTCCCGCCCGATCTCTTCGTCCCCATCTTCGCCGCAGGCCGCGTCCCCGGCTGGACCGCCCAGGCCGTCGAACAGCTCGAAAACAACATCCTCATCCGCCCCCTCACCCACTACGTCGGCCCCATGGACCTCCCCTACATCCCCCTCTCCCAGCGCCCGTGA
- a CDS encoding M48 family metallopeptidase, with protein MPPSQRTTSAKATLRVGRSTIRYQVVRSPKRRRTLQITVDPSDGVIVAVPMRASWSDINSFVKQKARWILKTVGEMRKRGRRRAFVTGETLPYLGRPAKLVLEAKPVAEVSVTLEGWRFHVGVPEELRGKRRREAIVEAFKGWYTRHAYEPIANSLARWSEVMGLKAKRLLIRDQRQRWASCARDGTLRFNWRVALMEPSLIDYIVVHELAHIAVPNHSQRYWQRVARFIPDFTARRAKLRQAGHLFTM; from the coding sequence ATGCCTCCCTCCCAGCGAACAACAAGCGCGAAGGCGACCCTGCGCGTCGGGCGCTCCACCATCCGCTACCAGGTGGTCCGCAGCCCCAAGCGCCGCCGCACGCTCCAGATCACCGTTGACCCCAGCGATGGCGTCATTGTGGCCGTGCCCATGCGCGCCTCCTGGAGTGATATCAACAGCTTTGTGAAGCAGAAGGCCCGCTGGATCCTCAAGACCGTCGGCGAGATGCGCAAGCGCGGGCGGCGGCGCGCCTTCGTCACCGGGGAGACGCTCCCCTATCTCGGCCGCCCGGCCAAGCTGGTGCTGGAAGCCAAGCCCGTGGCCGAAGTCTCCGTGACCCTGGAGGGCTGGCGCTTCCACGTGGGCGTGCCGGAGGAGCTGCGGGGCAAGCGCCGCCGCGAAGCCATCGTGGAGGCCTTCAAAGGCTGGTACACCAGGCACGCCTACGAGCCTATCGCCAACAGCCTCGCCAGGTGGTCGGAGGTCATGGGCCTCAAGGCCAAGCGCCTCCTCATTCGCGATCAGCGCCAGCGGTGGGCCAGCTGCGCCAGGGATGGCACCCTCCGCTTCAACTGGCGCGTCGCCCTGATGGAGCCTTCGCTCATAGACTACATCGTCGTCCACGAGCTGGCGCACATCGCTGTGCCGAACCATTCGCAGCGGTATTGGCAGCGCGTCGCCAGGTTCATTCCGGATTTCACCGCCCGGCGCGCCAAGCTCCGCCAGGCAGGCCACCTCTTCACGATGTGA
- a CDS encoding GIY-YIG nuclease family protein: MSYTIYVLRFADNSLYIGQTGNLQARLREHLHGASKGAKFTREHGNFQLAYQERYQTRTATMEREQQLKRCTRAKNEALISGVLELLRRL; the protein is encoded by the coding sequence ATGTCCTATACCATCTACGTGCTTCGTTTTGCGGACAACAGTCTGTATATCGGTCAGACAGGCAACTTACAGGCCCGATTGCGAGAGCATTTGCACGGCGCATCAAAAGGGGCGAAGTTCACAAGAGAGCACGGTAATTTTCAGCTTGCATACCAGGAGAGGTATCAGACCAGAACAGCGACAATGGAAAGAGAACAGCAGCTCAAGAGGTGCACAAGGGCAAAGAACGAAGCCTTGATTTCTGGAGTTCTGGAATTGCTAAGACGACTCTGA
- a CDS encoding MFS transporter, giving the protein MTQRAPRPHLILAVVAPVLLVASINSTIVAVGLPTMRRELGTSLASIGWTITAFQLAQTIMMPLAGKLSDDLGRKRVFIAALILFTSCTIASGLSPNIGVLIGFRILQGFGSAFFQPSSTAIVSDTFGAKRSTAIGLLASIVPIGAIAGPNIGGLILTHLSWRWIFFVTVPLSIGLIIGASIVLPNVPKKAPERLDLTGVGLFAGGLSLTLYGLTDLAHNTGVIPWSVPLLLCLGPLFLAAFILHERRASAPFLKLDLLRQPAFAAINFYNVVFGIATLSIPAFLPYYASVAFGLSPGKNGLALTPYSTATLAASLLCSFFFLRYSYRRPMIAGSLLMAAGLFLLSLGLDGVRIGSFELSNAALLGLIFMITGIGVGFSNPAANNAVLDLAPGQVGAASGIRGMFRISGGLIGTASIPLVLSRFGDEAIGMRYIFAGLGVILLLMIPLVRVIPDHGRMRYLASQGASPGK; this is encoded by the coding sequence ATGACCCAGCGCGCGCCACGCCCCCACCTCATCCTCGCCGTCGTCGCTCCCGTCCTCCTCGTCGCCTCCATCAACTCCACCATCGTCGCCGTCGGCCTGCCCACCATGCGGCGCGAGCTCGGCACCTCCCTTGCCTCCATCGGCTGGACCATCACCGCCTTCCAGCTCGCCCAGACCATCATGATGCCCCTGGCCGGCAAGCTCAGCGACGATTTGGGCCGCAAGCGCGTCTTCATCGCCGCCCTCATCCTCTTCACCTCCTGCACCATCGCCTCCGGCCTTTCGCCCAACATCGGCGTCCTCATCGGCTTCCGCATCCTCCAGGGCTTCGGCAGCGCCTTCTTCCAGCCCTCCTCCACGGCCATCGTCAGCGATACCTTCGGCGCGAAACGCTCCACCGCCATCGGCCTTTTGGCCAGCATCGTCCCCATCGGCGCCATCGCCGGCCCCAACATCGGCGGCCTCATCCTCACCCACCTCTCCTGGCGGTGGATCTTCTTCGTTACCGTCCCCCTCAGCATCGGCCTCATCATCGGCGCCTCCATCGTCCTTCCCAACGTGCCGAAGAAGGCCCCGGAGAGGCTCGATCTCACCGGCGTGGGGCTCTTCGCGGGCGGGCTCAGCCTCACCCTCTACGGCCTTACCGACCTGGCGCACAACACGGGGGTTATCCCTTGGAGCGTTCCCCTACTCCTCTGCCTCGGCCCGCTCTTCCTAGCAGCTTTCATCCTGCACGAGCGACGCGCCAGCGCCCCCTTCCTGAAACTGGACCTCTTGCGGCAGCCAGCCTTCGCCGCTATCAACTTCTACAACGTCGTCTTCGGCATCGCCACCCTCTCCATCCCGGCCTTCCTGCCGTACTACGCCAGCGTGGCCTTCGGCCTCTCCCCGGGGAAGAACGGCCTGGCCCTCACGCCCTATTCCACCGCCACCCTCGCGGCCTCGCTCCTCTGCAGCTTCTTCTTCCTCAGATACAGCTACCGCCGCCCCATGATCGCCGGATCGCTCCTCATGGCCGCAGGCCTCTTCCTCCTGAGTCTGGGGCTGGACGGCGTTCGCATCGGCTCCTTCGAGCTGTCCAACGCCGCGCTCCTGGGGCTCATCTTCATGATCACGGGAATCGGCGTCGGCTTCAGCAATCCTGCCGCGAATAACGCCGTCCTTGATCTTGCCCCAGGCCAGGTTGGCGCGGCATCCGGCATCCGCGGCATGTTCCGCATCTCCGGCGGCCTCATCGGCACGGCTTCGATCCCCCTCGTCCTCAGCCGCTTCGGCGATGAGGCCATCGGCATGCGCTACATCTTCGCGGGCCTCGGCGTCATCCTGCTTCTCATGATCCCCCTGGTCCGCGTCATCCCGGACCACGGGCGCATGCGGTACTTGGCATCACAAGGCGCCTCTCCCGGGAAATAA
- a CDS encoding type II toxin-antitoxin system HicB family antitoxin, whose amino-acid sequence MKLRVVLQKSDEGGYTVYVPSLPGCISAGETKKQALANIREAIALYLKPAEDDMVAAEKAEVVELAL is encoded by the coding sequence ATGAAGCTTCGAGTAGTCCTGCAAAAGAGCGACGAGGGCGGGTACACGGTCTACGTTCCCTCGCTTCCCGGCTGTATCAGTGCGGGCGAGACGAAGAAGCAAGCCCTGGCGAACATCAGGGAGGCGATCGCCCTCTATCTTAAGCCCGCCGAAGACGATATGGTCGCGGCGGAGAAGGCTGAAGTGGTAGAGTTGGCGTTGTGA